GGCAAGCAATTGCGCATTGACGCCGTCAAGGCTGTTTTATATGCGTTTCTGTTCCAAATCCTTTACCTGTGGTTCCGCTACAACCTGGTATGGGGCGTGGCGGGCGTCATCGCGGTATTGCATGACTCGATTATCGCCTTGGGCGCGCTGGCTCTGCTCGGCCGCCACATAGACATGACTGTGATTGCTGCGGTGCTGACCCTTATCGGTTACTCAATCAATGACACGGTCGTTGTGTACGACCGGATTCGTGAGGATCTGAAACTATACGCGGGCCGCGGCCTGACGCTCGGCCAAGTCATGAACGCGGCGCTCAACCAGACCCTGAGCCGCACCATTCTGACCGCCTTCTGCACCCTGTTGACGGTGATCATGTTGCTGTTCTTCGGCGGCAGCGTCCTGCGCGATTTCGCCATCTGTCTCACGGTGGGCATCACGATCGGAACCTATTCCAGCATTTTCGTGGCCAGCGCCTTGGCCTACGTCTGGCAGAATTGGCGGAAAAGCAGTCAGAATGTCGGACCGGGCCGGACGCCGTCGCGGCGGCCCAAGAAAGAAGGCAACGCCAAATCGGCGGAAGCCTCCGCCTGATCCCCTTTGCGGCAAACCCGAAACCGGCCTCTGGTCACGTCCAAAGGCCGGTCGTTTTTTACATGCCGCGGCACGGTCCAGCCGACTTGCAATACCTCGCCGGTCTGTCGGATCCGTGAACAAAGCGGACCGGACTTATCCGTTCAGCGTCCAGCCCTTGCGATATTGCCGGCGCAGCAGGTCGTTGGCTTCGGCGCAGTTCGTGACGCGGCCGTTGGCGCCATCGTATTCAAGGGGCTTGCCCACGCGATACGCCACCAGGCCGAGCAGCATCATTTCAATCATCTTTCCGCTGTAATCAAAATCGCAGGACGTTTTGAGACGGCCCTTGCAGGCATCAATCCATTCCCGCTGAAAACCGTTCATGGCCGGGAGGATTTTGTCCGCCGGACGGCGGTTGTAGTAGGTCAAGTCCGCCTGTTTGCCGTAGGGCAGCAGGATCCGGTTGTCGAAGTCCGCGATCAGGAACCCCTTGGATCCCTTGAACATCGCGCCGTGGCCGATCTTGTTCAGGTCAATGCACTCCATCGGCGATTGCGGCATCGCGCCGCCCTGGTGCCAAATCACCGGGAGGGCGGGGCGCCAGTCGTTGGCAGGAATCTGGAACGTGGCCTTGAGTTCGACGGGCGTCACTTCGGGATTGAATGCGTCGCCGGTTGCCTCGGCGGCTGTGGGTAAATCCGCATCCAGCGCATTCCAGGCAATATCCATCGTATGGCTGCCCATGTCGCCGACCTGCCCGCTGCCGAAATCCCAGTACATGTTCCATTGCAGGCAATTGGCCCCCGGCTGGCCGGAAAAATATCCCGGATTGTACGGGTGCATCGGCGAAGGACCAATCCACAGATCGAAGTGCAGGGTCTTCGGCGGCGATCCCTCGGCGGGCAGGTATCCCGGACGCCGGATCTGGCGGTTGCCCCACGCATGGACCGCCTTGAGTTCCCCAATGGCGCCGTCGAGGATCAACTCCCGCACCCGGTTGAAATTCTCGTGTTCGTGGCGTTGGGTGCCGACCTGCGTGGCGAGTTTGTCTTTCTTTTTCAGATAGGTCGCGCGGACCACGCGCGCCTCCTCGACGCTGTTGGCCAGCGGCTTCTCGCAATAGACATGCAAGTCCCGGTTCAGGGCCCAATTCGCGATGAAGGCATGCGTGTGATCCGTCGTGCAGCACACGACGGCATCGAGATCCTTCCGCTGGAGGCATTTGCGCCAATCTACATAGTGCCTCGCCTTGGGAAACTTCTTGGCCGCGAGCGCCAGATGATTTTCATCCACATCGCACAACGCCACGACATTTTCCCCCGCAAGCCCGTCGTAATGGGCGGTGGCCCGGCCGTGCGCCCCGATCAACGCAACGTTGAGGCGATTGTTGGGGGTGTTCGCGCCGAACACCGTGCCACTAGGCAATAGGAGCAGCCCGGCTCCGGTGGCGGCGGTCTTGAGAAACTGGCGGCGCTGGATTGTCTTGCTCATGGCGAAAACCCTTTCCTTTGAACCGTTGGATGCACCCACGCACAAGGCGTAAAACACGGGATACCCTCTCCCGTGACGCCCGCACCAGTATGGCAAAGCCGCGCAAACCGTTCAAGACCGCCCGCGCGCAAGGAACGCGGCAAGGATGCCGAGTCTACGGTGAAAGCGGCCTCTTGCCGCCATTCCGCCGCCTCGTTCGATCAAAAACGACATGCCCAATCGCGCAGACGTCGTCGCCCCGCATGCGGCCTATTTGCCGGCTTTCAGGTGCGCTGGCGACCCTGAATCCCTTATTACCGGCGGATTCGAGTTTGGGATCGCCTGGCCCAAACACCCATGCCCTGTTTCCCATCTGCGTGCATCTGCGTCATCTGCGGTAGACCACACGATCCACGGATGACGCAGATACACGCAGATACAGAAAACATGAGAGTACCGAATTCTCGAACATTGTGCAGGCTGCAATTGCCCGAAAAATGTTGTTTTTCCTGTTGAACGGATTACGGAATCGTATTGAAACATTGAATGCAGAGTCCCAACAGGAGCAGAAATAAGTAGCCGGAAAGGAATAGAGGTCGCAGCTTATGGTATGGGCAAATTACAATCGCGATTGAAACATGCAATGAATTCGCGTTCTGCATGAAGCGAGTTGCTACCTTTATTTATTTCCACCGCCTAAGGGCGAGTGTGTGGGACAGGCTGTCTAGCCTGTCCGTCCATGGACATGGCGTGGCTGCGGAAAAGACCGACTGGACAGTCTGTCCGACGTTCCGCACCCGAAAGAGTCCCCATGCGCGTTCAGGGCAGGTGAATACAAGCAAGAATTCGGCACTCTCACGCAGAAAAGATGAACGGGGTAAAGAGGTGTAAAAGGAACCCCTTGCGGCATTGCGGCGTGTATGTGATAATCCCATCGGGGCGGCGCAGGCCGGGTGGGTCAACGGGCTGAAACCCGCACTACAAACACGTTGTCTTGGCGCAAGAAATTGTTTGGACAACGATGATTCCAAGCATTGCATTTCCCGCGAACACACAATGCTTTGCGCCTTCGTTCCTTCGTGGTTCAAATTGTTCCGGACGGCAACGCCATCAAAACAGCCTTCCAAAACAACCGGGCGACACCGGTTCTTCGCCTTCGCTTCTTTCATTCAACGTCCCATAGCGCGCCTTTCAACTCCCAAGCGCTCCGCGTCGGATCAGAAGACGCCAACCGGCGAGCAGACATCCCAGCGTCATAATGGCACAGCCTCCAAGACCACAGACAGGCAGACTGCCGGAAGCGAAGACGCGAATGAGGACCGGGTCGGCGGTAAAGGATGCGTCGTATTGATCGGTGATCTGGCAGGTGTAGGCGGCTTCGTCGGACGGCGCAATGGCTTCGATATGAAGCATGTCCGTGGTCACGCCGGCAAGGGGTGACCCATCCTTGATCCACTGATAGCGTATCGGTTCTGAAATGCCGTCTGTAACCGCCTTGAGATCCAAGGGACGGCCCTCTTCCCGCCACGTACTACCCGTTGCCTGAATGGATACCGTCACCGGCGACATGCACCAGACGTCGTTGACAATCTTGGCTTCCTCAATTCCTGACTTTGCAATACCGCCAAGGATCCACAGTTTCCCATTGAAAACTGCGCTGGCATGCCAGCGGCGTGGCGCCCAAGGAGCATCGGGCATTCGAGTCCAGTCGGCGCCATCGGACGTTGCCCAGATGTCGTTCAGATTGACAAAGTGCGCGTAATGCCCCGATCCGGTCAGATAGGTGCCGCCAAAAATCCAAAGCCGGTTGGAAAACGACACCAACGCATGTCCGAAGCGAACGTGCCATGGCGCATTCTCAACCGCTTGGATCCAGTTTTCGCCATTATCAGTGTACCAGCAATCATTAAATTGTGTGGTGCTATTAATACTAGTGTTGAAATAGACGCCGCCGGCAATCCAGACATATTCGCGGAAGACCGCGCCTGCTTGTCCCATGCGAGAGGACCAGGATGCATGCTCCACAACCTGTGTCCACTGCACACCGTCCGGCGAGAACCACACATCATTCAGTTCCGGATAATAGCCGCCCAGGAGCCAGATTCCTTGCCCCGTTGTCAAAATGTTGTGATTGCATCGGGGAGACCATGGAGCTGATGGTATCGGATTTTCCCATGTGCTTCCATCTGCCGAAAACCAAACGTCGTTGTACGATACGGCGTAGTCTATACCACCCGCAACCCAAAGTTTGTCCCCGAAGACGAATGCCTGATGGTTCTCGCGTGCCGGCCACGGCGCACTCGACGCGACCTGCTCCCAATTGACGCCGTCCGCAGAAGACCATATGTCGTTCAATCCGTGATACAAGTCGGAAGTACCCCCTATTACCCACAATCTATCGTGAAATACAGCAACAGCGTGACGTACCCGCGGCGGCCATGGAGCGGCAGTAGTCGCGCAGGACCAGGAATAATTCATCTCCGGCACGGCGGAACTCTTGGCGCTTTCCCCGGTGGCGCAAACCGGCGTAAAACACCAGATATAACAGCAAGCGTATGTTGCCATGATAAACGGGAAACCCATGGCTTTCGACCGTTTCATGTTCCGGTTCCTCCTAATTATACGTCGAATACGGATCGCCCGCATGATTGGGATTGTGTTCGAGCGTATGGGAGACCCCTTGCACAATCACCTTGCCCCGGATTACGAGATGGCCATCGCAGTCGATCAGAGATACTGCGTCTCCGGCGGCATTCTTGACGACGAAGGCCGTTTTTCCGGATGGAATGGAAAGACTCGTCACCTCCTCAGTCAGCCCACCCGCAAGAAAGACTTCGCCCGTCGGTTCGACCACGGCTTTCTTGTCTCCGGCGCTGTCCTTTACAATGAACGAATTCGCCGTTCCCTTTTCGTTGAGCGTCGTCTGACTTGTGTTGAGGTTCAACAGCCCTTTCAAAACGACGACGTTGCCGTTGTTGACAAATCGAACCAATTCGTTGCCCGATACGTCCTTGACGGAAAACGCCGTGCCGAAGTAGTTCTGGATGGCCTCGCGCACGCCGTAGTACGCGGGCTTGCGAAGGTAACGCCCGTTCCAGGTTCCGGTCTGTGAGTCATATGATGTGCCACCCAATAGATCAGGATTGCATGCGCCCGGATCGGGATACTTGGGACACCAAGGCCACCCATAGGGATCACGAAGATTCAACCAAGAGATGTTGTCTATGATACCCCATAGATTCACGCTGTAGAGAAACGGCACGGCCAGCGCGGCGTTCAAGATCTCGCGATACACATATCCCTG
This genomic interval from Candidatus Hydrogenedentota bacterium contains the following:
- a CDS encoding Gfo/Idh/MocA family oxidoreductase yields the protein MSKTIQRRQFLKTAATGAGLLLLPSGTVFGANTPNNRLNVALIGAHGRATAHYDGLAGENVVALCDVDENHLALAAKKFPKARHYVDWRKCLQRKDLDAVVCCTTDHTHAFIANWALNRDLHVYCEKPLANSVEEARVVRATYLKKKDKLATQVGTQRHEHENFNRVRELILDGAIGELKAVHAWGNRQIRRPGYLPAEGSPPKTLHFDLWIGPSPMHPYNPGYFSGQPGANCLQWNMYWDFGSGQVGDMGSHTMDIAWNALDADLPTAAEATGDAFNPEVTPVELKATFQIPANDWRPALPVIWHQGGAMPQSPMECIDLNKIGHGAMFKGSKGFLIADFDNRILLPYGKQADLTYYNRRPADKILPAMNGFQREWIDACKGRLKTSCDFDYSGKMIEMMLLGLVAYRVGKPLEYDGANGRVTNCAEANDLLRRQYRKGWTLNG
- a CDS encoding kelch repeat-containing protein, with the translated sequence MKRSKAMGFPFIMATYACCYIWCFTPVCATGESAKSSAVPEMNYSWSCATTAAPWPPRVRHAVAVFHDRLWVIGGTSDLYHGLNDIWSSADGVNWEQVASSAPWPARENHQAFVFGDKLWVAGGIDYAVSYNDVWFSADGSTWENPIPSAPWSPRCNHNILTTGQGIWLLGGYYPELNDVWFSPDGVQWTQVVEHASWSSRMGQAGAVFREYVWIAGGVYFNTSINSTTQFNDCWYTDNGENWIQAVENAPWHVRFGHALVSFSNRLWIFGGTYLTGSGHYAHFVNLNDIWATSDGADWTRMPDAPWAPRRWHASAVFNGKLWILGGIAKSGIEEAKIVNDVWCMSPVTVSIQATGSTWREEGRPLDLKAVTDGISEPIRYQWIKDGSPLAGVTTDMLHIEAIAPSDEAAYTCQITDQYDASFTADPVLIRVFASGSLPVCGLGGCAIMTLGCLLAGWRLLIRRGALGS